Proteins encoded in a region of the Synechococcus sp. BIOS-U3-1 genome:
- a CDS encoding Coq4 family protein, translating to MSRARELLRSVKNLSVLRELAKTNGGLSSVGDLVDNFIDSEAMTVCLQRFKALPGGKDMVEQRYPPFQPDIPALEKLPEGTLGRAYAGMIRRLNYDADFFRPRDTSTEALWLTQRIASTHDLHHVIGGFNTEPAGESGVLSITATQIGFPAYVLLNTLAGFRAFRFQPEEFEKISRSIAVGSRIGLEATPLVLQRWEEGWEKPLHQWRDELGVKPAVGGEFGAEY from the coding sequence ATGTCCCGAGCCCGCGAATTGCTTCGCTCCGTTAAAAATCTTTCCGTCCTGCGTGAACTTGCCAAAACCAACGGCGGCCTCAGCAGCGTCGGTGACCTAGTCGACAACTTCATCGACAGCGAGGCCATGACGGTCTGCCTGCAACGTTTTAAGGCATTGCCCGGTGGCAAAGACATGGTGGAGCAGCGTTATCCACCCTTCCAACCTGATATTCCGGCTTTAGAGAAACTGCCGGAGGGAACACTGGGTCGGGCTTATGCGGGAATGATCCGGCGACTGAACTACGACGCGGATTTTTTCCGGCCAAGAGATACCAGCACTGAAGCGCTCTGGCTGACACAACGAATCGCCTCAACCCATGATCTACATCACGTAATCGGAGGCTTCAATACCGAACCGGCTGGTGAGTCGGGAGTGCTGTCGATCACCGCAACTCAGATCGGTTTTCCGGCTTACGTTCTGCTGAACACACTGGCTGGATTCCGCGCATTTCGTTTCCAGCCGGAGGAGTTTGAGAAGATCAGCCGATCGATCGCTGTGGGCAGCCGCATCGGCCTCGAGGCGACGCCTCTTGTGCTGCAGCGCTGGGAGGAAGGTTGGGAGAAACCACTCCATCAGTGGCGCGACGAGCTGGGGGTCAAACCCGCTGTGGGCGGCGAGTTTGGGGCTGAGTATTAA
- a CDS encoding SemiSWEET transporter, whose translation MDVDSIGYLAAALTTLSFFPQAIKTLRSDDTRSISLSMYGLFTSGVAIWAVFGLLSGNGPVILANGFTLIPASFVLQKKIRHRLKGGER comes from the coding sequence ATGGATGTGGATTCAATCGGCTACCTGGCGGCGGCGCTGACCACCTTGAGTTTCTTCCCACAGGCGATCAAGACATTGCGCAGCGATGACACGCGCTCTATTTCTCTTTCGATGTACGGCCTGTTCACCAGCGGCGTTGCCATTTGGGCGGTGTTTGGTCTGCTCAGTGGGAATGGGCCAGTGATCCTTGCCAACGGCTTCACTTTGATCCCAGCATCATTCGTGCTTCAGAAGAAGATTCGCCATCGCCTGAAGGGTGGCGAGCGTTAA
- a CDS encoding MFS transporter encodes MTPIVFHQASFTATQVGQGLAAAALIGTAARLLSGVLLDRGLCCSWPVRAAAVLAFIADFILLQAQGFGGYLTGQLLIGLAAGLYFPAIELAVPLSCAGFKSSRGYALARSADALGVASGALIGAVVTALGLIRAIYLVEAVAVVVMLLVLNWRPLPDGRAALLHLDESGEDQSTARAPAADGWRWLTPLLPVLAISIVATGMIALRQSALPLDLVRGGLSRPAVSEAGSGALIALQLALLVVLQWPVGNWVAKRSLRFGLGMGLTGFVVGSLLLASSALWSGGMILISLAMVPLAFGEAAFLPSAAEAMVEETPLKHRGLSMALFSQCFAISATGAPLVAGALLDQQGHGVQLWLLMAVICLAVMPLLKTVRPRYTAGLQATPLESDEDVPSPRIASLR; translated from the coding sequence ATGACGCCAATCGTGTTCCATCAAGCCAGCTTTACGGCGACTCAAGTAGGGCAGGGACTGGCAGCTGCAGCCCTGATTGGAACAGCTGCACGCCTACTGAGCGGCGTCTTGCTCGATCGGGGCCTCTGCTGCTCCTGGCCGGTACGTGCTGCGGCAGTACTGGCCTTCATCGCCGATTTCATCCTCTTGCAAGCTCAAGGTTTTGGGGGTTATCTCACGGGTCAACTGCTGATCGGTTTAGCTGCAGGGTTGTACTTCCCAGCTATTGAGCTGGCTGTTCCACTCAGCTGTGCGGGCTTCAAATCCAGCCGCGGTTATGCACTAGCGCGCAGCGCTGATGCACTGGGTGTCGCCTCGGGCGCGCTGATCGGGGCCGTCGTGACAGCTCTTGGCCTGATCCGCGCCATTTATTTGGTGGAAGCTGTGGCCGTTGTTGTCATGTTGCTGGTGCTGAACTGGCGTCCTCTACCCGATGGGCGAGCAGCCCTGTTGCATCTCGACGAATCCGGTGAAGATCAATCCACAGCGAGGGCTCCTGCAGCAGACGGATGGCGCTGGCTGACGCCGCTCCTGCCTGTTTTAGCAATCAGCATCGTTGCCACAGGGATGATTGCACTGAGGCAGAGCGCCCTGCCTCTGGATCTGGTGCGCGGAGGACTGTCGCGTCCAGCAGTGAGCGAAGCCGGAAGCGGTGCACTCATCGCTTTACAGCTAGCTCTACTGGTCGTCTTGCAGTGGCCTGTCGGTAACTGGGTTGCCAAGCGCAGCTTGCGCTTCGGTCTAGGAATGGGACTGACGGGCTTTGTGGTCGGAAGCCTTCTTCTGGCCAGCTCCGCGCTCTGGAGCGGGGGAATGATCCTGATCTCTCTAGCCATGGTGCCATTGGCCTTCGGAGAAGCGGCTTTCCTTCCTAGTGCCGCCGAAGCCATGGTCGAAGAAACCCCTCTGAAACACAGAGGGCTGTCCATGGCTCTTTTCTCCCAATGTTTCGCCATCAGTGCCACAGGCGCTCCCTTGGTCGCAGGAGCTTTGCTTGACCAGCAAGGTCACGGTGTGCAGCTCTGGTTGCTGATGGCTGTGATCTGCCTGGCCGTGATGCCACTGCTCAAAACAGTGCGACCTCGCTATACAGCAGGTCTACAAGCAACACCCTTGGAGAGCGACGAGGATGTCCCGAGCCCGCGAATTGCTTCGCTCCGTTAA